DNA from Micromonospora nigra:
GCGCGGTCACCCGGTCCAGCCCCTGCCGGTGCGCCCAGGCACCGAGCTGGCGGTCGTCGTCGGCCCACCACACGTGCGCGTCCAGGTCGGCGAGTTGCGCGTCCCACCAGGTCGGCACCGCGTCGGGCAGGGTGCGTCGGTGCGTGGCGAGCACGTCCACCACCAGGGCGGCGGCCCGAGCGCCGAGCCGGCGCCCGGCCAGTCGGGTCAGGTCGACCGGCTGCCAGCCGCGCGTCGCGAGCCGCCCGACGACCCGCGCCAGCCGGCGGGCGAGGGCAGCTTCGACCGCCGCCGCGCCGTTCTGCACCCCCGCGCCGACCACGAGCCGGTCCCGCTGCCGTTCGGCGAGCCGTACGTCGGTGCCGCGCACCGCCGCGAGCACCTCGTCGACGAGTTCGTCGGCGCCTGGCACTGCCACTCCTCCTCGGTCCGCGACCGGGGTTCAGGCCGCGCGGGGCGGCTGCCCGGCGGTGAGGCGCAACGTCCAGCCATCGGCGTCGCGCCAGTGCGTGACGTGGTCGCAGGACTGGTGGGTGATCCACAGGCCCAGGCCGCCGATGGAGCCGTCGGATGCCGGCAGCAGCCCCGCGTAGGGGTCCGTCGGCCCGTCGCCCGCGTCGTTGACGGTGGCGACGATGCGGTCGTCGCCCGCCCAGATCCGCAGCCGCACCGGGGCCTTGCCGTGCCGCAACCCGTTGGTGACGGTCTCGCTGACCGCGACCGTGAAGTCGTCGGCGTCGTCGGGTGACAGCAGTCCCCGGTCGACGGCGCGGACGGCGGCGCGGGCCTGCGCGGCGGTCGGGTCGGTCAGCTCGACCACCGGCGGTGACGCCTGGATCGGATCGGCCGGGACGGCCCGCTCCTCGCGCAGGTACGCCTCCGGCGCCGTGTACGACGCGCTCGGCAGGTGCCGCCCGTCGACGGTGGCGAACCGGGGGTGGGTGCGGGCGACGTCGGTGAGCACCGCGCGGGGCGTACGCCGGGTGTCGTAGGCGCACACGCTCCACAGCGGCCACTCGTCGTACGCGTGGTTGACCGCAGCCTCGTACCGGGCCCACCAGTCCCAGGTGGAGCCGAGGGCGAGCGGCGGCACCTCACCCATGATCCGGACCTGTGCCGCGCCGGCGGCCACCCGCTCGGCCAGCAGGTGCCGGTAGAGCCGGATCGCCGCGGCCGGTCGGGCGTACACCTGCCCGCCGCTCATGACCTCGACGCCGCAGCGGGCGGGCAGCGCGGAGCGGACCAGGTCGCCGGTGCGCTCGCCCAGCGCCAGGATCGTCGGCTCGCCGGCCGCCACCCCGTCCAGCAGGAACGGCACCGCGACGGCGACCAGCTCCTCGTCGGAGTCGTAGTGGACGGCCTCGTGGAAGTGGCCGGGCAGCCCGGCGGCGGGACCCGTCCTCACCGGACCAGCTCCACCCGCAGGCCGGGCAGGTCGAGCAGCGCGGCCAGCCGGGCGGCGGCGGCGTGTGAGGTGCGCAGCACGGCGGTCGCGCCGCGGCGGCGGGCGTACTCGCGCAGGTGCACCAGTGAGCGGTGGTCGAGGAAGTGCAGGTCGGCGGCGTGCAGCACCAGTTCGCCGTCGGTCGGTTCGAGATCGGCGCGTTCGAGCGTGGTGCGGAAGAGCTGGTGGGTGGTCAGGTCCAACTCACCGGCGAGGGTGGCGTGGCCCTGGCCGGGCGGTGCGGCGTACAGGCGGAAGAGCAGGGACTCGACGTTGTGCTGCGGGTGCAGGCAGGCCAGCTCGGCGACGGCCCGGTCACCCAGCTCGGCCCGTCGGTACGCGCACATGGCCTCGAAGGGCTCCTGGCGC
Protein-coding regions in this window:
- a CDS encoding anti-sigma factor RsbA family regulatory protein; this translates as MRTGPAAGLPGHFHEAVHYDSDEELVAVAVPFLLDGVAAGEPTILALGERTGDLVRSALPARCGVEVMSGGQVYARPAAAIRLYRHLLAERVAAGAAQVRIMGEVPPLALGSTWDWWARYEAAVNHAYDEWPLWSVCAYDTRRTPRAVLTDVARTHPRFATVDGRHLPSASYTAPEAYLREERAVPADPIQASPPVVELTDPTAAQARAAVRAVDRGLLSPDDADDFTVAVSETVTNGLRHGKAPVRLRIWAGDDRIVATVNDAGDGPTDPYAGLLPASDGSIGGLGLWITHQSCDHVTHWRDADGWTLRLTAGQPPRAA